The Novosphingobium aromaticivorans DSM 12444 genome segment CGCCAGCGTGCGCTCTGCGGTCAGTTCGCAAACGAGCTTATCGGGCAGCGGTTTGATGCTGCTCTCGTCTTCTCCGGGCTCGCCGGAAGGTTCGCTGCCCTGGGACGGTTCGCTACCATAGGGCCGATCGGTATCGACGCTTCCGGCATGGTGCCCATCTTCGCCGCCAGCATACCCGCCATCATCCGGCATGTCCGAGTCGGGCTTCGGCTCATCCTCGGCGCGCACAAAGCCGCGTTCGACATGGAGCGATCCGTCGACATCGACGCTGATGAATACCCCGGCCATCGCCATGTCCTCAGGCGCGAATACCGGCGGGCGTTCCAGCAGCAGAGCCAGTTCCTCATCGATAGCGGTCAGGCGCTGTTCGATCTCGTCCGGGATCTCGGAGGCACGCTCGTAGTCGTTCTCGATGGCCGCAGCTTCGGCTTGCAAGGCTTCGACCCGGGCCTGTTCTTCGTCGGTGAGCTCAGCGGCCGTGCCGGTCATCACGCGCATGCCGTCGCGGTAACCCCAGGGAAAATCGACTGCTGCTGCTGCCCATTTCCAACCTTCGGCCTCGAGCCGTGCTGCTTCGGACTGCAAGCGGTCGGCGACCAGCTTGTCGAGCAGGTGCACGTCCTGCAGCCAGCCCCCGTGGTCATCCTCGAACAGGTCGCGCATGACGTTGCCGCCCGCAGCCACATAGGCAACGAGCGTGACGAAGCGGACTCGCTTGTCGGAGGCGCGCACGGAATCTTCGGTCAGGCGCGAGCGGATATAGGCGGGCGAACGGTTGAAGCTGTGCACCAGCATCTCCCAGACCTGCTCCTGCCGCTCATGATCCTCGCAGACCGAGAAGGCCATCAGTTGATCGAGGGTCATGCCGTCATCGGCATAGACTGCGTGCAGCTGGGGCGAGACCGAGGCGAGCTTGAGCCGCTGGCGCACGACAGCCGGCGTCACCATGAAGTGCGCGGCGATGTCCTCGAGCCCCAGGCCCTGATCGCTCAGCACCTGCATGGCACGGAACTGGTCGAGGGGATGCAGCTGTTCGCGGTGGGTGTTTTCTGCCAGCGAGTCCTCTTCTGCAGAAATGTCGCTGCCCTCGCGCACCACACAAGGGACGGGCTGGGTCTTCGCCATCCGCTTCTGCTTCACCAGCAGTTCGAGGGCGCGGAAGCGGCGGCCGCCGGCGGGCACCTCGAACCGGCCGGTTTCCTTGCCGTCATCGTCGAGCTGCGGGCGAACATTGAGGCTCTGGAGCAGGGTGCGCCGGGCAATGTCCTCGGCCAACGCCTCGATCGAGACGCCGGTCTTGATCCGCCGGACATTGGCCTGGCTCAGGACCAGTTGGTTGAACGGAATGTCGCGCGACTGCGACAGGATGATCTTGGAAGCGGCGATTGCCATGTCAGGTCTCCGGTGGCGGACCGCCGGGAGCCTCTCTCCCAGCCCCTGGCCCGTCACGAAGCCCCCGGCTTCCCTTTCCCTCTATGGGGCGGGCACCGCCTGCCCGGGGCAGCGACGCCCTTGCCCCGATCCCGCCCATGGCCTCCCGCGGCGACCTCAGGCCGCCCGGGCGAGGTCGACCGCATCCTCTTCCGCCCGTGCGAAGGCGAGCAGGAAGTCCGCAGCCTTCGAGGCGGCACTTGCGGCCCGCACGATGGCGCGGTTATCCTCGCGCAGGATCGCCAGCCACGAGCCAAGGTAGTCGGCATGGCGCACGCTGGGCTCGATCCCCAGCGCGGCGCAGACGAATGCGCTGGTCATCTCGGCGCACAGTTCCTCCCGCCCATATTCGGGCGAGCCGAACCGGCCCGCCTGATCGCGGGAGAGGCGGCTCGGATGCCCGGTCCAGTGGCCCAGCTCATGGAAGGCCGTGCGGTGCCAGTTGATGGGATCGGGAAAGGCCTCGGGGCGCGGGATCTGGATGTAGTCGCGCGAAGGCACGTAGAAGGCTTCGCCGCCGACAATGCGGATATCGGCGCTGGTGGCGCGGATCAGGGCCTCGGCCTCGGGCAGCATCAGCGAGCGGTCGACCGGAGCGACCGGCGCGCTCAAGTCCTCGGGCAGGCCTTCGCACTGGTCGGTCGAAAAGACCGTGTAGCGCTTCAGGAACGGGATCGTGCCGGGCGTCCGGTCTTCCTCGCGGGCCCGTTCGCGCTCCCGCTGCGGAGTGTAGCGATGGGCATAGACCACGGTCATGCCCCGCTCGCCCTTGCGGACATTGCCGCCAAGCTCCAGCGCCTGGCGAAAGGTGAGGAAGCGGTTGGTGGTGAAGCCACGTTCGATCATCGCGCTCCACAGGATCAGGATGTTGATCCCGCTGTAGCGCGCCCGGGTACTGGCGTTGACCGGCAGGTCGAGGGCGGCGGCTGCCGAATCCCACGGCTGCACCCAGGGTAAGCGGCCCTGCTCGAGCTGGGCGATGATCCGGTCAGTTATGTCCTGGTAGAGGTCGGTCCGCTCAGGTGCGGAAGCGCGGCGTGCGCGGAAAGATGCCATGGCCTGTCTCCTGGGACGGACCGGCCAGGGGCCACTCCCTCTGGCTTCGGCACCGTCACGGCCGAAGCCGCCAGGCTCTCACTCTCCAACACCGTTGCCGCCGGTCGCGCGAGCGGTCAGCGCGATGACCCGGACAGAAACGCGCACCCTGACGTAGGCGGGCAATGGCTTGCCAGTCGCATGGCAGGCCGAAAGGCGGGGCCTGTCGGCTTTCACGGGCTGCCCTTGTAATCATGACCGCCGGCTCAGAGTGCGCGCGGGGCCCGATGGTTGAAGTCGCCGCGCCCGCAGGAGCAGGTCCGGCAGGATGTGCGGGATAGAGCGCGTCACCAGCACCGCTCCGAATCAAAGGGGCGTTGCGGGGTGTCCCCGCTCGAAGGGGTAGGCGGAGACAGCGCAGCGGCTCGGGCTCAGGGGAAGACTTTCCCCTCTTCACGGGGGCAATCTTGTGGCTTTCAGTCGTGCCGGAGGCGAAATAGCATGGAGCCTCTGACCCGGGAGCCTGAGGCAGGAAAGGCCGGACTCTTACCCCGGATGCCGCTTTCTTTGGGCCTGACTGGGACCGAACCGGCCGTCACTGCTCCTGGCGGGCGCAATCGATACACAGGGCGGCCTCGGGCCGTGCTTCCAGGCGCGCCGGAGCGATCTCGCCGCCACAGCGGATGCACTCACCATAGGTGCCGGCAGCGATTCGCTCCAGCGCGCGATCGACCGAAGCGATCTGGCGGCGAAGCAGCAGAGCCTGACTTTCCAACGAGGCGTCATCTTCCACTTCAACCGCTTGCTCGGAGGAATCGGCGTTCAGCGGTTCGGCAAGATCCTGCTCGATCCGTTCAAGACGCGCCTGCAATTCGGCCATCTGTGCTTCGAGACGCGCCTTGTGGGCCATGGTCCTGCTCCTGTTCCTCTCTGCTGCCGGCAAGTCTGGAAATGGGCGGAGAGACAGTCAATACCCGTCCGCTCCCGGTTGCGTAGCGCAAGGTCGAGCTAGTAGCAGCTTGTGCAATCCCCAGCACTGTCGCATCCTCCGCAGATGATGCGGTCTGCACTTGCCCTCGCACTTGCGGTTGTCACGACTGCTCCCGCCCTTCTGCCTGCTTCCGCACGGGCACAGGCCCGGCCGCCGCTTCCCGCCGCGGTGCTCACGCACATGAATGGACTCGACGCGCGCTGCACTGCGGCTGGCGGCAAGCCTGGCAGCGGGCACTACGTGATCGCTCAGGATTTCACCGGCGACGGCTTGCTCGATTACCTCCTGTCCGAAGGCGATTACGATTGCACTGGACGGCCTGGGCTGTTCCGAGCGGAGGGGCAAGCCCGGGTCGATATTTTTGTCACTGACCGGGCGGGCGCTGCTCGGCGGATCTATTCCGACAGGCTGATCGCCTACCGGGTACTGGCCGGACGTCCTGCCAGAGTGCAGATCGCACGCAAGGGTGCGCTCTGCGGCGCCGGGACGCCGCCGCAGAGCCAGTGCGCAGCTCAACTCGCCTGGAATGGCACCTCCTTTGGCGAGGCGGCATCGGTATCGCGCGGGGGCAGCGGCGCCTCGTCCGGTCCTGTTGCAATGCCTGAGGCCGCGCCGGGACCAACGTCCGAAGCGGGCTTCCTTGTCAGTTGCCGGGCGGACCTGATCCGCCGCGATGCCAGTGCTGCCCGCTGGGCCGATGATGAATGCCGGACCAACTGGCAGAAGATCTTGGCGAGTGGCCCGGCTGCCAATATGCTGCTCGCGGTTCTGCCAGCCACGGCAAGCGGCAAGCCCACCCTGGCAGAGACAAAACAACGGGCCGCTGCAGTCCGCTGGGCAACCCGGGCCAACCCGCCCGCCTTGGCGACAGGAACGCTGGGACAGCTAAGCGCAGCGATCGAGGGACGCGGATCGCCGGCAACAGTCTCGGTGAACTGGGCGAAGGTAGGCGCGGAAATCCCTTACGACATTGTCGGGGCGCTGCGCGTGCGCGGCCTCGCCATTACGGAAATGGCCTGCGAGAAGGTTGGCGTAGGGGCAGGAACGCGCACTTATGCCGGGACATCGGCAGAACGTGTGCCGTTCACGCTAACCATCGATCAACAGACCGCGCCCCTTGGGCACATGCAAAGCTATTACACTGCTACCATCAGCCTGGAGGCACGGCATCCGCCGCGCGGATCAACGACCGGCTGCGATTTCTGATCCTTGCCCTGTTCCGCGAAACCCGGCCTGCCGGACGTCTTGACGAGGATCCTCGAATGTTAACCGTATGCTAAGGCTCGAAGCGACGTGATCGATCCCGCTCTTCCATGGCTCAAGCTTGCGCTTTGTTCGGCGTTGATTGCATTCGCGGGTCCAGCACTGGTCAGGAACGGTGACCGCATTGCCCAGCTGACCGGGCTGTCCCGCTCGTGGATCGGCCTGATCCTGCTGGCGACCGCCACATCCCTGCCGGAACTGTTTACCGGCGTAAGCGCCGTCACGATCGCCGACGCGCCCAACATTGCCGTCGGCGACGCTCTGGGCAGCTGCGTTTTCAACCTGCTGATGCTGGTGCTGCTTGACGAATTATCCCGCCGGGATCCGGTATACCGCCGGATCGATCAGGGCCATATCCTGACTGCTGGCTTTGGCGTCATCCTGATCGGCACAGTCGGTGCATTGATCCTGCTGCGCGGGAGCGGGCTGGATGCCAGCGTTCGCCATGTGAGCGTCTACACCCCTTTCCTGGTGCTGCTCTACCTCATCGCCATGCGCGCCGCCTTTGATTTCCAGCGCCGGGTCACGGGGACACTACCGGTGCATGAGACCGATGCGGGCATGACCCTGCGCCAGGCGATCGGCCGCTATCTGCTTGCAGCCAGCATCGTGGTCGCAGCTGGAATCTGGCTGCCTTTCGTGGGTGTCGACATCGCCGAACAGATGG includes the following:
- a CDS encoding ParB/RepB/Spo0J family partition protein, producing MAIAASKIILSQSRDIPFNQLVLSQANVRRIKTGVSIEALAEDIARRTLLQSLNVRPQLDDDGKETGRFEVPAGGRRFRALELLVKQKRMAKTQPVPCVVREGSDISAEEDSLAENTHREQLHPLDQFRAMQVLSDQGLGLEDIAAHFMVTPAVVRQRLKLASVSPQLHAVYADDGMTLDQLMAFSVCEDHERQEQVWEMLVHSFNRSPAYIRSRLTEDSVRASDKRVRFVTLVAYVAAGGNVMRDLFEDDHGGWLQDVHLLDKLVADRLQSEAARLEAEGWKWAAAAVDFPWGYRDGMRVMTGTAAELTDEEQARVEALQAEAAAIENDYERASEIPDEIEQRLTAIDEELALLLERPPVFAPEDMAMAGVFISVDVDGSLHVERGFVRAEDEPKPDSDMPDDGGYAGGEDGHHAGSVDTDRPYGSEPSQGSEPSGEPGEDESSIKPLPDKLVCELTAERTLALQDAVANRPDVAFAVVLHAMVLQTFYHGARESCLGVAVHRTGFPHQAPGMADSVSARAIISRHDQWKARLPEHDIDLWAALLSMTGADQASLFAHCAAFGINAQWEPASRYDGRVSAHTVARRIEHAHVLARAVDLDMVAAGWKPGVENYLGRVTKPHILAAVAEARGEETAALIDHLKKGDMAREAARLLEDSAWLPEPLRTPGIADLVDLGAVSTAASDDLPAFLTGDGEPEHGEDGSFDAWAIAAE
- a CDS encoding ArdC family protein produces the protein MASFRARRASAPERTDLYQDITDRIIAQLEQGRLPWVQPWDSAAAALDLPVNASTRARYSGINILILWSAMIERGFTTNRFLTFRQALELGGNVRKGERGMTVVYAHRYTPQRERERAREEDRTPGTIPFLKRYTVFSTDQCEGLPEDLSAPVAPVDRSLMLPEAEALIRATSADIRIVGGEAFYVPSRDYIQIPRPEAFPDPINWHRTAFHELGHWTGHPSRLSRDQAGRFGSPEYGREELCAEMTSAFVCAALGIEPSVRHADYLGSWLAILREDNRAIVRAASAASKAADFLLAFARAEEDAVDLARAA
- a CDS encoding TraR/DksA family transcriptional regulator, which encodes MAHKARLEAQMAELQARLERIEQDLAEPLNADSSEQAVEVEDDASLESQALLLRRQIASVDRALERIAAGTYGECIRCGGEIAPARLEARPEAALCIDCARQEQ
- a CDS encoding sodium:calcium antiporter gives rise to the protein MIDPALPWLKLALCSALIAFAGPALVRNGDRIAQLTGLSRSWIGLILLATATSLPELFTGVSAVTIADAPNIAVGDALGSCVFNLLMLVLLDELSRRDPVYRRIDQGHILTAGFGVILIGTVGALILLRGSGLDASVRHVSVYTPFLVLLYLIAMRAAFDFQRRVTGTLPVHETDAGMTLRQAIGRYLLAASIVVAAGIWLPFVGVDIAEQMGWQTTFVGTLLIAATTSVPELVVSISALRMGAVDMAISNLLGSNLFDVLIIAIDDIAYTNGPLLSSVSTAHAVTAFTAVIMSGIFIVALLFKPESRIRGTISWISLSLLMAYLFSAYASFLLGH